One Leisingera sp. M658 genomic window carries:
- a CDS encoding glyoxylate/hydroxypyruvate reductase A: MTANVLFAGRTDAWPAYQPLLNAEFARLGLDAELRNDFAPEEVDYIVFAPSGPISDFTRFDRLKAVLSLWAGVEKVVPAVPASVPLTRMVDSGLEQGMTEWVVGHTLRYHLGMDAHILGQNGQWEPKAPPLAKDRHVTVLGLGALGTASARALSALGFQVSGWSRSQKEIEGVTCHAGPKGMKDALAQAEIVILLLPDTPATENTLNAETLGWLPKGAKIINPGRGPLIDDDALLAALGSGRIGHATLDVFRVEPLPPEHPFWAHPNVTVTPHIASETRESTAAEVIAGNIRRAEAGEPLLHLVDRSLGY; the protein is encoded by the coding sequence ATGACCGCCAATGTCCTGTTTGCCGGCCGCACCGATGCCTGGCCCGCTTACCAGCCGCTGCTGAACGCGGAATTCGCCCGTTTGGGCCTGGATGCCGAACTGCGCAATGACTTCGCCCCGGAAGAGGTGGATTACATCGTCTTTGCGCCCAGCGGACCCATCAGCGACTTCACCCGCTTTGATCGCTTAAAGGCCGTGCTGAGCCTTTGGGCGGGTGTGGAAAAGGTCGTGCCCGCCGTGCCTGCCTCCGTGCCGCTCACGCGGATGGTGGATAGCGGGCTGGAGCAGGGCATGACCGAATGGGTGGTTGGCCACACTCTGCGCTATCACCTTGGAATGGATGCGCATATCCTTGGGCAAAACGGGCAATGGGAACCAAAGGCGCCGCCGCTGGCCAAGGACCGCCATGTGACCGTACTGGGTCTGGGCGCCCTTGGGACTGCTTCGGCCAGAGCGCTGTCAGCCCTGGGATTTCAGGTGTCAGGCTGGAGCCGGTCGCAAAAAGAAATCGAAGGCGTCACCTGCCACGCCGGGCCCAAGGGTATGAAGGACGCGCTGGCGCAAGCGGAAATTGTGATCCTGCTGCTGCCCGACACACCCGCCACCGAAAACACGCTGAATGCGGAGACGCTTGGCTGGCTGCCCAAGGGGGCAAAGATCATTAACCCCGGCCGCGGACCGCTGATAGATGATGACGCCCTGCTGGCAGCACTCGGCAGCGGCCGGATCGGGCATGCAACTCTGGATGTGTTCCGCGTTGAGCCGCTGCCGCCGGAGCATCCCTTTTGGGCGCACCCCAATGTGACAGTGACTCCGCATATTGCCTCGGAAACCCGCGAAAGCACAGCTGCCGAAGTGATCGCCGGGAACATCCGCCGCGCCGAGGCTGGAGAGCCGCTGCTGCATTTGGTGGACCGCAGCCTCGGTTATTAG
- a CDS encoding M3 family metallopeptidase, whose translation MSNPLLSRWDTPFEIAPFNSISDDDFAPALEQALAAHTAQIDTIANSSEAPGFANVIEALETPCRELEQVLGVFFTVAGADSNPKREELQRVFSPKLAAHFSAITANKALYARVKAVWDQRDVLDLTQEQQRVLMLTHRGFVRGGAALEGEADTRMQQIKGRLATLGTEFTQNLLADERSWFMELTEEDLEGLPDFVISAARAAGQEMGKDGPVVTLSRSLITPFLQFSPRRDLRETAFNAWAARGAGGGETDNRAIAAETLQLREERARLLGYKNFAAYKLETEMAKTPDAVRGLLMDVWGPAKSRADEDAKVLTAMMQADGINGDLEPWDWRYYAGKRRKAEHDLDEAALKPYLQLDRMIEAGFACANRLFGLEFAPLDVPLYHPDCRAWTVTRNGAHVAVFIGDYFARGSKRSGAWCSAMRQQAKFPQVQAPVVINVCNFAKGDPALLSWDDARTLFHEFGHALHQMLSDVTYESISGTSVARDFVELPSQLYEHWLEVPEVLQEFATHAETGEPMPQDMLEKVLGAANFDMGFQTVEYVASALVDLAFHDGPAPSDPMAKQAEVLAELGMPRAIIMRHATPHFAHVFAGDGYSSGYYSYMWSEVMDADAFAAFEEAGGAFDAERAKALEAHILSTGGSVDPAELYTAFRGRLPGVEALLQGRGLTAQ comes from the coding sequence ATGTCCAATCCGCTTCTGTCCCGCTGGGACACGCCGTTTGAAATTGCCCCGTTCAACAGCATCTCAGACGACGATTTTGCGCCTGCGCTGGAGCAAGCACTTGCGGCGCACACCGCACAGATCGACACCATCGCAAACAGCAGCGAGGCGCCTGGGTTTGCCAATGTGATCGAGGCGCTGGAAACTCCTTGCCGTGAGTTGGAGCAGGTGCTGGGTGTGTTCTTTACTGTGGCAGGCGCCGACAGCAACCCCAAGCGCGAGGAGCTGCAGCGGGTGTTCTCGCCCAAACTTGCCGCGCATTTCTCGGCGATCACCGCCAACAAGGCGCTGTATGCACGGGTCAAGGCGGTCTGGGATCAGCGCGATGTGCTGGATCTGACGCAGGAGCAGCAGCGCGTCCTGATGCTGACCCACCGCGGCTTTGTCCGTGGCGGCGCGGCGCTGGAAGGCGAGGCGGATACGCGGATGCAGCAGATCAAGGGGCGGTTGGCGACACTTGGCACTGAGTTCACTCAGAACTTGCTGGCTGATGAGCGCAGCTGGTTCATGGAACTGACCGAAGAGGATCTGGAAGGCCTGCCGGACTTCGTGATCAGCGCGGCCCGTGCGGCGGGGCAGGAAATGGGCAAGGACGGCCCGGTGGTGACCCTGTCGCGGTCCCTGATCACGCCGTTCCTGCAGTTCTCCCCGCGCCGGGATCTGCGCGAAACAGCCTTTAACGCCTGGGCAGCCCGCGGTGCGGGCGGCGGCGAAACCGACAACCGCGCCATTGCAGCGGAAACTCTGCAGCTGCGCGAGGAGCGTGCCCGGCTATTGGGGTATAAGAATTTCGCTGCCTACAAACTGGAAACTGAAATGGCCAAGACGCCGGACGCGGTACGCGGCTTGCTGATGGATGTCTGGGGCCCGGCCAAGTCCCGCGCCGATGAAGACGCCAAGGTCCTGACCGCGATGATGCAGGCGGACGGCATCAACGGTGACCTGGAACCCTGGGACTGGCGCTACTACGCCGGGAAGCGCCGCAAGGCCGAGCACGATCTGGATGAAGCGGCGCTGAAACCTTACCTGCAGCTTGACCGGATGATCGAGGCCGGCTTTGCCTGCGCAAACCGCCTGTTCGGGTTGGAGTTCGCACCGCTGGACGTGCCGCTCTACCACCCGGATTGCCGCGCTTGGACGGTGACCCGGAACGGTGCCCATGTGGCGGTCTTCATCGGCGACTATTTTGCCCGCGGCTCCAAACGCTCGGGCGCCTGGTGTTCGGCAATGCGCCAGCAGGCGAAATTCCCGCAGGTACAGGCGCCGGTGGTGATCAACGTCTGCAACTTCGCCAAGGGCGACCCGGCGCTGCTGTCCTGGGACGACGCCCGCACCCTGTTTCACGAATTCGGCCACGCGCTGCATCAAATGCTGTCGGATGTGACCTATGAAAGCATCTCGGGCACCTCGGTCGCGCGTGATTTTGTCGAACTGCCGAGCCAGCTGTATGAACACTGGCTGGAAGTGCCGGAGGTGCTGCAGGAATTTGCCACCCACGCGGAAACCGGCGAACCGATGCCGCAGGACATGCTGGAGAAGGTGCTGGGTGCCGCCAACTTCGACATGGGGTTCCAGACGGTGGAATATGTCGCCTCCGCCCTGGTGGATCTGGCCTTTCACGACGGTCCTGCGCCTTCCGACCCTATGGCAAAGCAAGCTGAAGTGCTCGCAGAACTCGGGATGCCGCGGGCGATCATCATGCGTCACGCCACCCCGCATTTCGCCCATGTCTTTGCCGGAGACGGCTATTCCTCGGGCTATTACAGCTACATGTGGTCTGAGGTGATGGATGCCGACGCCTTTGCAGCCTTTGAGGAAGCAGGCGGTGCCTTTGATGCCGAACGCGCCAAGGCGTTGGAGGCGCATATTCTATCCACTGGCGGTTCGGTTGACCCGGCTGAGCTTTACACGGCGTTCCGCGGGCGGTTGCCCGGTGTGGAAGCGCTGCTGCAAGGCCGCGGCTTGACCGCACAATAG